One window from the genome of Thalassospira xiamenensis M-5 = DSM 17429 encodes:
- a CDS encoding vWA domain-containing protein, with protein sequence MFSGFFYKLKEARVPVSLREYLTLLEAVEKGIANYAVEDFYYLARAALVKDERHLDRFDQVFGAHFKGVVDLADGMDEVAKADIPEEWLRKLAEKFLTDSEKAEIEALGGWEKLMETLKQRLEEQKGRHQGGNKWIGTAGTSPFGAYGYNPEGVRIGQDKSRHRRAVKVWDKREFKNLDDSVEIGTRNIKVALRRLRKWARTGAADELDLPGTISSTARQGWLDVQMRPERHNAVKVLMLFDIGGSMDDHIKVCEELFSAVKTEFKHLEYYYFHNCPYEGLWKDNARRRTDQVSTWDVIRTYGADYKLVIVGDATMSPYEITYPGGSVEHWNEEAGAVWMQRLLDHFAHAAWINPQAENWWQYHGSIQIMHKLMEGRMYPLTLEGLDRMTGELNR encoded by the coding sequence ATGTTCAGCGGCTTTTTCTATAAACTGAAAGAGGCCCGCGTTCCGGTTAGTTTGCGCGAATATCTGACGCTGCTGGAGGCCGTCGAAAAGGGGATTGCGAACTATGCGGTCGAGGATTTCTATTACCTGGCGCGCGCAGCACTGGTGAAAGACGAACGCCATCTTGATCGGTTCGATCAGGTCTTTGGCGCCCATTTCAAGGGTGTGGTTGATCTGGCTGACGGCATGGACGAAGTTGCCAAGGCTGACATTCCCGAAGAATGGCTGCGCAAGCTTGCCGAAAAATTCCTGACCGACTCGGAAAAGGCCGAGATCGAGGCGCTTGGCGGTTGGGAAAAACTGATGGAAACCCTTAAACAGCGGCTTGAGGAACAGAAAGGCCGTCATCAGGGTGGGAATAAATGGATCGGCACCGCTGGGACATCGCCCTTTGGTGCCTATGGCTATAACCCCGAAGGTGTGCGGATCGGGCAGGATAAATCCCGCCATCGGCGCGCGGTCAAGGTTTGGGACAAACGCGAGTTTAAAAACCTTGATGACAGTGTTGAAATCGGCACGCGCAATATCAAGGTGGCCCTGCGGCGTTTGCGCAAATGGGCGCGGACCGGGGCGGCAGATGAGCTTGATCTGCCCGGTACCATTTCATCCACCGCCCGTCAGGGATGGCTTGATGTTCAAATGCGGCCCGAACGGCATAATGCGGTCAAGGTCCTGATGCTGTTTGATATTGGCGGGTCGATGGATGACCATATCAAGGTCTGTGAGGAACTGTTTTCCGCGGTCAAAACCGAATTCAAGCATCTTGAATATTATTACTTCCACAATTGCCCCTATGAGGGGCTTTGGAAGGACAATGCGCGCCGCCGCACCGATCAGGTTTCAACATGGGATGTAATCCGGACCTATGGTGCGGATTACAAGCTGGTGATTGTTGGTGATGCCACCATGAGCCCCTATGAAATCACCTATCCCGGTGGCTCGGTCGAACATTGGAACGAGGAAGCCGGGGCGGTCTGGATGCAACGTTTGCTTGATCATTTCGCGCATGCCGCCTGGATCAATCCGCAGGCGGAAAACTGGTGGCAATATCACGGCTCGATCCAGATCATGCACAAGCTGATGGAAGGCCGGATGTATCCGCTAACCCTTGAGGGGCTTGATCGGATGACAGGGGAATTGAACCGCTAG
- a CDS encoding Lrp/AsnC family transcriptional regulator, producing MDDLDRRLLAELRVNGRASVPKLAQLLGVAAGTVKTRMDRLIDQGVIAGFTVRLRDDAADGTVRGVMMIELSGKNVKTLVASLRKNLGFAALHTTNGEWDLIAEIQVPALSDFHQVVTTVRAMEGIAKTQSYLFLGPA from the coding sequence ATGGATGACCTTGACCGCCGCCTTCTTGCCGAATTGCGCGTCAATGGGCGTGCTTCTGTCCCGAAACTGGCGCAGCTTTTGGGGGTTGCAGCCGGAACGGTTAAAACCCGCATGGACCGCCTGATCGATCAGGGGGTGATTGCCGGGTTCACAGTACGTCTGCGTGATGACGCAGCCGATGGAACCGTCCGGGGCGTGATGATGATCGAACTATCGGGCAAGAATGTGAAAACACTGGTGGCGAGCCTGCGTAAAAACCTTGGCTTTGCCGCCCTTCACACCACCAATGGCGAATGGGACCTGATCGCGGAAATTCAAGTCCCCGCCCTTTCGGATTTTCATCAGGTTGTCACGACCGTGCGCGCCATGGAAGGCATTGCCAAAACCCAAAGCTATCTGTTTCTGGGTCCGGCATGA
- a CDS encoding M20/M25/M40 family metallo-hydrolase: MTMPGKRWAPYARTAEIADRLTRFGSVTGSAGEADITGLIIDILHEIPYFQDNPDNIAVIDSHPVAGGSRMAKSVVALVRGRGRKTLAMAGHFDVVSIENYHDLKHLAFEPDALREALIADLSGQENLSDAEALALRDFQTGDFIPGRGLLDMKSGDAAGIAFLEHFSQQSDRKGNVVLFLTPDEERNSCGMRSLRNALPDLIGRWNLDIVGGINLDASSDPGNGEVGRAIFHGSVGKLLPFALVAGLPTHVGYPFDGVSAHVIASEIMQAIEANSNLCDRGMRETAPPPVCLEARDVRDIYEVTTPEHVWMAFNWLVMGKSCAELMGDFTNIVKDAGKRALERFAIHAARYAKACGQAAPAPLPPLRMVTVAQLRDMAFASGGSDALDRIEAVALETAKDNNPLNRTRILVRAMLAEAHLRGPAVVTGMAGLHYPAVHVDRAKDMDRQFLDAISRARATIEARHETRICDRGYFMGISDMSFFGHVTDVADIDIIAASTPIAELVDRPVGNALTYPVVNIGPWGREYHQRHERLYAPYAYHVLPDFLAEIADELLG, encoded by the coding sequence ATGACCATGCCGGGAAAACGATGGGCACCTTATGCCCGTACTGCTGAAATCGCCGACCGTCTGACCCGTTTTGGCAGTGTTACCGGCAGTGCCGGGGAAGCCGATATCACAGGGCTGATCATCGATATTTTGCATGAAATTCCTTATTTTCAGGATAACCCCGACAATATCGCCGTGATCGACAGCCATCCGGTGGCGGGTGGCAGCCGAATGGCAAAAAGCGTTGTCGCACTGGTGCGCGGGCGTGGTCGCAAAACACTGGCGATGGCCGGGCATTTTGATGTGGTTTCGATTGAAAATTATCATGATCTGAAACATCTGGCTTTTGAGCCCGATGCGCTGCGCGAGGCCCTGATTGCCGATCTTTCGGGCCAGGAAAATCTTAGCGATGCCGAGGCACTTGCCCTTCGCGATTTTCAGACCGGTGATTTCATCCCGGGGCGCGGATTGCTTGATATGAAAAGCGGTGATGCGGCGGGCATTGCATTTCTGGAACATTTCAGTCAGCAATCGGATCGGAAGGGCAATGTCGTCCTGTTCCTGACGCCTGATGAAGAACGCAATTCATGCGGTATGCGCAGCCTGCGCAATGCGTTGCCTGACCTGATCGGGCGATGGAACCTCGACATTGTCGGCGGGATCAATCTGGACGCCAGCAGTGACCCTGGCAATGGCGAAGTCGGTCGGGCGATTTTCCATGGCTCGGTCGGGAAGCTTTTGCCCTTTGCCCTAGTGGCGGGTTTGCCAACCCATGTCGGTTATCCGTTTGATGGTGTTTCCGCCCATGTGATCGCATCGGAAATCATGCAGGCGATCGAGGCTAATAGTAACCTGTGTGATCGTGGCATGCGTGAAACAGCACCGCCCCCGGTCTGTCTTGAGGCCCGCGATGTGCGCGATATCTACGAAGTCACCACGCCTGAACATGTCTGGATGGCGTTTAACTGGCTGGTTATGGGGAAAAGCTGTGCCGAGCTGATGGGCGATTTCACCAACATCGTAAAGGATGCCGGAAAACGCGCACTTGAACGGTTTGCCATCCACGCGGCCCGCTATGCCAAGGCCTGCGGTCAGGCTGCTCCCGCACCTTTGCCACCCTTGCGCATGGTAACGGTTGCACAACTGCGTGATATGGCGTTTGCATCCGGCGGAAGCGATGCGCTTGATCGGATTGAGGCGGTGGCCCTTGAAACCGCAAAGGATAACAATCCGCTGAATCGTACCCGTATTCTGGTCCGTGCGATGCTGGCCGAGGCACATCTGCGCGGCCCGGCCGTAGTGACCGGTATGGCCGGTTTGCATTACCCGGCGGTGCATGTTGATCGCGCAAAGGATATGGACCGGCAGTTTCTGGATGCGATCAGCCGTGCCCGCGCCACGATAGAGGCCCGTCACGAAACGCGGATCTGTGATCGCGGTTATTTCATGGGCATCTCGGATATGAGCTTTTTCGGCCATGTGACCGATGTCGCCGATATCGATATCATCGCCGCCAGCACCCCGATTGCCGAACTGGTCGATCGTCCGGTTGGCAATGCCCTGACCTATCCGGTGGTTAATATCGGTCCGTGGGGCCGGGAATATCACCAACGTCATGAACGACTTTATGCACCATACGCCTATCATGTGCTGCCCGATTTTCTGGCCGAAATCGCGGATGAACTTCTGGGGTGA
- the glpQ gene encoding glycerophosphodiester phosphodiesterase — protein MLMKSARAAILGTALAILPVVITPAMAQDSTLERVVIAHRGASGYLPEHTLPAKALAYGMGADFIEQDVVMSKDGVPVVLHDIHIDTTTDVAKKFPDRKREDGRYYAIDFTLEELKSLNVTERFKADTGDQVYPNRFPGEYAIFKIPTFEEEIAMIRGLNKSTGRDVGIYPEIKDPAWHKSEGQDVTAAVIKIMEHWGYGTPESNSFVQSFDWAETKRIRNDLKYQGKLVQLLGENKWGAPEGTDYDYLKTDDGVAEMATVVDGLGPWLPQVIEGLSADGTAIMTPTLIAAQRAQLKVHPYTLRADQLPKWAGDMDIALKAIFDDAGIDGIFTDFPDQVVEYLAVRPQQD, from the coding sequence ATGCTGATGAAATCTGCGCGTGCGGCCATTCTGGGGACTGCTCTTGCGATCTTGCCTGTCGTGATAACACCGGCAATGGCACAGGACAGTACCCTTGAACGGGTTGTGATCGCCCATCGCGGAGCATCGGGCTATCTGCCCGAACATACCCTTCCGGCAAAGGCGCTTGCCTATGGCATGGGGGCGGATTTCATCGAGCAGGACGTGGTGATGTCCAAGGATGGCGTGCCGGTTGTCCTGCATGACATCCATATCGATACCACGACCGACGTTGCCAAGAAGTTCCCCGACCGCAAACGTGAAGATGGCCGTTATTACGCGATTGATTTCACGCTGGAAGAACTCAAAAGTCTGAACGTTACCGAACGGTTCAAAGCCGATACCGGTGATCAGGTTTATCCCAACCGTTTCCCCGGCGAATATGCCATCTTCAAAATCCCGACCTTTGAAGAAGAAATCGCCATGATCAGGGGGCTTAACAAATCAACCGGGCGCGATGTCGGCATCTATCCGGAAATCAAGGACCCGGCATGGCACAAGTCCGAAGGACAGGATGTAACGGCCGCGGTCATCAAGATCATGGAACATTGGGGTTATGGCACGCCGGAATCCAATTCCTTTGTTCAGAGCTTCGACTGGGCCGAAACCAAGCGTATCCGGAATGATCTGAAATATCAGGGCAAGCTGGTTCAGTTGCTGGGTGAAAACAAATGGGGTGCGCCCGAAGGCACGGACTACGATTATCTGAAAACCGATGATGGTGTGGCCGAAATGGCAACTGTGGTGGATGGTCTTGGCCCTTGGTTGCCACAGGTCATCGAAGGGCTTAGTGCCGATGGCACGGCGATCATGACACCAACCCTGATCGCAGCCCAGCGTGCGCAGTTGAAAGTCCATCCCTATACCCTGCGGGCTGACCAGTTGCCGAAATGGGCGGGCGATATGGATATCGCGCTTAAGGCGATCTTTGACGATGCCGGGATTGATGGCATCTTTACCGACTTCCCCGATCAGGTTGTCGAATATCTGGCGGTGCGACCGCAGCAGGACTGA
- the wrbA gene encoding NAD(P)H:quinone oxidoreductase — MAKVLVLYYSMYGHIETMANAVAEGARGVAGTHVDVMRVPETMPEDVAKGAGAKLDQVAPVAKVDDLPEYDAIIFGVPTRFGNMPGQMRTFLDQTGGLWAKGKLIGKIGSVFTSTGTQHGGQETTIVTTHTTLLHHGMVIVGVPYSCSGLTNMDEITGGSPYGAGTLAGADGSRTPSTNELDIAKFQGKHVAELAAKLAG; from the coding sequence TTGGCCAAGGTTCTGGTTCTTTATTATTCGATGTACGGACATATCGAAACCATGGCAAATGCCGTGGCCGAAGGCGCACGTGGTGTTGCCGGTACGCATGTTGACGTTATGCGCGTTCCTGAAACCATGCCCGAAGATGTCGCCAAAGGTGCTGGTGCCAAGCTTGACCAGGTGGCTCCGGTGGCGAAAGTTGACGATCTTCCGGAATATGATGCGATCATCTTTGGCGTTCCGACCCGATTTGGCAATATGCCCGGCCAGATGCGCACCTTCCTTGATCAGACCGGTGGTTTGTGGGCCAAAGGCAAACTGATCGGCAAAATCGGTTCGGTCTTTACCTCGACCGGGACCCAGCATGGCGGTCAGGAAACCACGATTGTCACGACCCATACGACGTTGCTTCATCATGGTATGGTGATTGTCGGTGTGCCCTATAGCTGTTCGGGGCTGACCAATATGGACGAAATTACAGGTGGTTCGCCCTATGGTGCGGGAACGCTTGCCGGGGCGGATGGTTCGCGCACGCCTTCGACCAACGAGCTTGATATTGCAAAATTCCAGGGCAAACACGTTGCCGAACTGGCGGCAAAGCTGGCTGGGTAA
- a CDS encoding pirin family protein, translating into MSEQGKKPRGVARVLRAMDTSDGAGVSLKRSVGSPQLDMLDPFLMLDSISTDNADEYIAGFPEHPHRGFETVTYMVEGAMRHKDSMGNEGVLRSGGVQWMTAGSGILHSESPEQENGLLQGFQLWINLPAKDKMVTPRYQNIEGRDVAQFSPEDGVDLRLVAGKFMDKTGPVNGIATKPVFIDAKLAAGREVTLPVPEGHAAMVYVFIGDAIVADKAVTTHHLAVLDDGDSITLTGGPEGGRMLLIAARPLHEPVVRYGPFVMSSKQELMQAFDDYQRGRFVRAAAVS; encoded by the coding sequence ATGTCTGAACAGGGCAAAAAACCGCGCGGTGTTGCGCGCGTACTTCGCGCGATGGACACATCCGACGGGGCAGGCGTATCGCTGAAGCGGTCCGTCGGATCGCCGCAGCTTGATATGCTTGATCCGTTTCTGATGCTCGATTCCATTTCAACCGACAATGCTGACGAATATATTGCCGGTTTCCCCGAACACCCGCATCGTGGTTTTGAAACCGTGACCTATATGGTCGAAGGTGCCATGCGTCATAAGGACAGCATGGGTAATGAAGGTGTTCTGCGTTCGGGTGGTGTGCAGTGGATGACCGCCGGCAGCGGGATTTTGCATTCCGAAAGCCCGGAACAGGAAAACGGTCTTTTGCAGGGGTTCCAGCTTTGGATCAATCTGCCGGCCAAGGACAAGATGGTTACCCCGCGTTACCAGAATATTGAAGGCCGCGACGTTGCCCAATTCAGCCCCGAAGACGGTGTTGATCTGCGCCTTGTCGCCGGTAAATTCATGGACAAAACCGGCCCGGTTAACGGGATTGCCACCAAACCGGTCTTTATTGATGCCAAACTGGCGGCTGGTCGCGAGGTGACCCTGCCGGTGCCTGAAGGCCACGCGGCCATGGTTTATGTCTTTATCGGGGATGCGATTGTTGCCGATAAAGCCGTCACAACACATCATCTGGCCGTGCTTGACGACGGTGACAGCATCACCCTTACAGGCGGGCCCGAAGGCGGGCGGATGCTTCTGATTGCGGCCCGTCCGCTGCACGAACCGGTTGTTCGCTATGGCCCGTTCGTCATGAGCAGCAAACAGGAACTGATGCAGGCCTTCGACGATTATCAGCGTGGCCGGTTTGTCCGTGCGGCGGCTGTTTCCTGA
- a CDS encoding substrate-binding periplasmic protein encodes MKKQWVMMLVLTASLMMATQAKADHVRIVTGDYFAPFTGRDLPDGGIMTEIVRRAFEIAGYDHAEIIWRSWRQGYDMTVRGEVEGTFPYAYTPFRARSVLFSEPVASLPAFGWYAKSRQNFETIDDLNGAALCLPLGYAELGRTSQMLATGRATRHAPPDYAYLFQTSGSRAGRYCRGPALGSTRFHAGGRVGTGSFRAY; translated from the coding sequence ATGAAAAAACAATGGGTCATGATGCTGGTGTTGACCGCGTCGCTGATGATGGCGACGCAGGCAAAAGCCGATCATGTCCGGATCGTGACCGGGGATTACTTTGCCCCCTTTACCGGTCGTGATCTGCCCGATGGTGGTATCATGACCGAGATTGTCCGCCGCGCATTCGAGATTGCCGGATATGATCATGCTGAAATTATCTGGCGGTCCTGGCGTCAGGGCTATGACATGACGGTAAGGGGCGAGGTTGAAGGCACTTTCCCTTATGCTTATACCCCGTTCCGGGCGCGCTCGGTCCTGTTCTCCGAACCGGTTGCCAGCCTGCCAGCGTTTGGCTGGTATGCGAAATCTCGCCAGAATTTTGAAACCATCGATGATTTGAATGGTGCGGCACTTTGCCTGCCGCTGGGGTATGCCGAACTGGGCAGGACAAGCCAGATGCTTGCAACCGGGCGGGCAACCCGCCATGCACCGCCCGATTATGCGTACCTGTTTCAAACTTCTGGGAGCCGGGCGGGTCGATATTGTCGTGGCCCCGCGCTCGGAAGCACGCGATTCCATGCGGGCGGCCGGGTTGGAACTGGATCATTTCGGGCATATTGA
- a CDS encoding RNA polymerase sigma factor yields MTELLPRIMRFARSLTRDATAAEDLVQTAYIKAVERIDQYERGTRLDSWMFRIVQTSWIDEKRREQRRGVVISFEDAREITMPSHGHGGTDRMFLQKALGSLSEEQRAALTLVLFEGYTYREAGGILDIPHGTVMSRVARARTYLAGLHDEDGTENDDEDIQRGSS; encoded by the coding sequence ATGACAGAATTGCTGCCCCGCATCATGCGATTTGCAAGATCGCTGACCCGTGATGCCACCGCAGCAGAGGATCTCGTTCAGACCGCCTATATTAAAGCGGTCGAGCGGATTGATCAGTATGAACGCGGCACACGTCTGGACAGCTGGATGTTCCGGATTGTCCAGACTAGCTGGATTGACGAAAAGCGGCGCGAGCAACGCCGTGGTGTCGTGATTTCGTTTGAGGACGCGCGTGAGATCACCATGCCCTCGCATGGTCATGGTGGCACAGACCGCATGTTCCTTCAAAAGGCGCTTGGAAGCCTGTCCGAAGAACAGCGCGCTGCCCTGACACTGGTTTTGTTTGAGGGTTACACCTATCGCGAGGCTGGCGGCATTCTGGATATTCCGCACGGAACGGTGATGAGTCGGGTGGCCCGTGCACGCACCTATCTGGCCGGTCTTCATGACGAGGACGGCACCGAAAATGACGATGAAGACATTCAGCGAGGATCATCATGA
- a CDS encoding NADP-dependent isocitrate dehydrogenase, which yields MSKIQVKNPVVELDGDEMTRIIWDFIKTKLILPYLDIDLKYYDLSVQKRDETNDQITIDAANAIKEHRVGVKCATITPDEQRVEEFGLKKMWKSPNGTIRNIIGGTVFRQPIICSNVPRLVPGWTQPIVIGRHAFGDQYRATDFKVPGAGKLTIKFQPADGGEPIEHEVFDFPSSGVAMSMYNLDDSIIGFARACMNYGLALGWPVYLSTKNTIMKAYDGRFKDLFEEVFQNEFADKFKAAGITYEHRLIDDMVACAMKWNGGFVWACKNYDGDVQSDTVAQGFGSLGLMTSVLMTPDGQTVEAEAAHGTVTRHYRQHQQGKETSTNPIASIFAWTQGLKYRGEFDATPDVVKFAETLEKVCVDTVEAGFMTKDLALLIGPNQKWLTTTQFLDKLDEGLKVAMG from the coding sequence ATGAGCAAGATTCAAGTGAAGAATCCCGTCGTCGAGCTCGACGGCGACGAAATGACCCGGATCATCTGGGACTTCATTAAAACCAAACTTATCCTGCCGTATCTCGACATCGATCTTAAATATTACGATCTGTCGGTTCAGAAACGTGACGAAACCAACGACCAGATCACCATTGATGCGGCAAATGCCATCAAGGAACATCGTGTTGGCGTCAAATGCGCGACCATCACGCCGGACGAGCAGCGCGTCGAGGAATTCGGCCTGAAGAAAATGTGGAAGTCGCCGAACGGCACCATCCGCAACATCATCGGCGGTACCGTTTTCCGCCAGCCGATCATCTGCTCGAACGTTCCGCGTCTGGTTCCGGGCTGGACCCAGCCGATTGTCATCGGTCGTCATGCTTTTGGTGATCAGTACCGTGCGACCGACTTCAAGGTTCCGGGTGCAGGCAAACTGACCATCAAGTTCCAGCCGGCAGACGGCGGCGAGCCCATCGAACACGAAGTCTTCGACTTCCCGTCTTCGGGCGTTGCCATGTCGATGTACAACCTTGATGACAGCATCATCGGTTTCGCACGCGCCTGCATGAACTATGGCCTTGCTCTTGGCTGGCCGGTTTACCTGTCGACCAAGAACACGATCATGAAAGCCTATGACGGCCGCTTCAAGGATCTGTTCGAGGAAGTCTTCCAGAACGAATTTGCCGACAAGTTCAAAGCTGCTGGCATCACCTATGAACACCGCCTGATCGACGACATGGTTGCATGTGCGATGAAATGGAATGGTGGTTTCGTCTGGGCTTGTAAGAACTATGACGGCGACGTTCAGTCTGACACCGTGGCACAGGGCTTTGGCTCGCTTGGTCTGATGACCTCGGTTCTGATGACGCCGGATGGGCAGACCGTAGAAGCAGAAGCAGCCCACGGCACCGTCACCCGCCACTATCGCCAGCACCAGCAGGGCAAAGAAACCTCGACCAACCCGATTGCGTCGATCTTTGCCTGGACGCAGGGCCTTAAGTACCGTGGCGAGTTCGATGCCACCCCGGACGTCGTGAAATTTGCCGAAACCCTTGAAAAAGTCTGTGTCGACACTGTCGAAGCTGGCTTCATGACCAAGGATCTGGCGCTGCTGATCGGTCCGAACCAGAAATGGCTGACCACCACGCAGTTCCTCGACAAACTTGACGAAGGCCTGAAAGTTGCCATGGGTTGA
- a CDS encoding TetR/AcrR family transcriptional regulator yields MSETRNIDPRTLKRREALIDAARELFCEHGLSGTTLEMITAEAGGSRRTIYELFGNKDGVFEAVIRNCTGRVVAVMADLELSQMPLRAALIHFGETLMTLLTTPETIRYMRLFLSEVPRFLHLGKVFYESGLMSGRRIITSYFERQMEEGNFPKSDPKQAAVFFTSLLKADYDFRQMTYVGWEPHAKDLHAHVIAAVDMFLRGYGIDPATVDQKTPAQA; encoded by the coding sequence TTGTCCGAAACGCGAAATATCGACCCGAGAACCCTGAAACGTCGCGAAGCCCTGATTGATGCGGCCCGTGAACTTTTTTGCGAACATGGCCTTTCGGGCACGACACTTGAAATGATCACCGCCGAAGCTGGCGGCTCCCGGCGAACAATTTACGAATTGTTCGGCAACAAGGACGGCGTATTTGAAGCGGTGATTCGCAATTGCACGGGACGTGTGGTTGCTGTCATGGCCGATCTGGAATTGTCACAGATGCCGCTGCGGGCGGCCCTGATCCATTTTGGCGAAACGCTGATGACGCTTCTGACCACGCCGGAAACCATTCGCTATATGCGGCTGTTCCTGTCCGAAGTTCCGCGGTTCCTGCATCTGGGCAAGGTGTTTTATGAAAGCGGCTTGATGAGCGGCCGCCGGATCATCACATCCTACTTCGAACGCCAGATGGAAGAAGGCAACTTCCCCAAAAGCGATCCGAAACAGGCCGCCGTGTTTTTCACAAGCCTGCTTAAGGCCGATTACGATTTCCGACAGATGACCTATGTCGGCTGGGAACCACACGCAAAGGATTTGCACGCCCATGTAATTGCGGCGGTCGATATGTTCTTGCGCGGATACGGAATAGACCCGGCCACGGTTGACCAGAAAACCCCGGCGCAGGCATAA
- a CDS encoding HlyD family secretion protein: MSVKKVILPLIAAAIIGGGGYYGFYWVTEGQYHETTDNAYLQADEVAISPKVSGYVGDLRVAENQPVRKGELMLSIKDEDYRAELKQAEAALDARRAAVQTMDEQITLQMAAIDQAAANVRIAKVELDRTSEDYTRYEDLVKKGAASRQKFDYAKADRQTAQAQVAAANATLAVEQGRIGVLRAQKVEAERAVSQAEAARDIAQQALDDTRIYAPFDGVIGNRSVQTGALVQPGEQLLVLVPLPGVYVVANFKETQIGHMAPGQKVRIEVDAFPNADITGRIESFAPATGAQFSLLPPENATGNFTKITQRVPVRIALDNSDLAKALRPGLSVVVNVDVRDGDGAEHAAGSGLASVVTPTPELSERN; the protein is encoded by the coding sequence ATGAGTGTGAAAAAAGTCATACTGCCCCTGATCGCTGCGGCGATTATCGGTGGCGGTGGGTATTACGGGTTCTACTGGGTGACTGAAGGTCAGTACCACGAAACGACCGACAATGCCTATTTACAGGCTGACGAAGTCGCGATTTCGCCAAAGGTTTCGGGATATGTCGGCGACCTTCGGGTTGCCGAAAACCAGCCTGTGCGCAAGGGCGAACTGATGTTGTCCATCAAGGACGAAGATTATCGTGCCGAACTGAAACAGGCCGAGGCCGCCCTTGATGCGCGCCGTGCCGCGGTTCAGACCATGGACGAGCAGATCACCCTTCAGATGGCCGCCATCGATCAGGCGGCGGCCAATGTCCGCATTGCGAAGGTCGAACTTGATCGCACGTCCGAGGATTATACGCGTTACGAGGATCTGGTGAAAAAGGGGGCGGCCAGCCGCCAGAAATTCGATTACGCCAAGGCCGACCGTCAAACAGCACAGGCACAGGTGGCTGCTGCCAATGCGACCCTTGCGGTCGAGCAGGGGCGGATCGGCGTTCTGCGTGCGCAGAAGGTCGAAGCCGAACGCGCCGTATCACAGGCAGAGGCCGCGCGCGATATCGCGCAGCAGGCCCTTGATGACACGCGCATCTACGCACCCTTTGACGGTGTGATTGGTAATCGGTCGGTTCAGACCGGCGCACTGGTTCAGCCCGGCGAACAGTTGCTCGTGCTTGTGCCGCTTCCGGGGGTTTATGTTGTGGCCAATTTCAAGGAAACCCAGATCGGCCATATGGCACCGGGCCAGAAGGTCCGGATAGAAGTCGATGCCTTTCCCAATGCTGATATCACCGGCCGGATCGAAAGCTTTGCCCCTGCCACCGGCGCGCAGTTCAGTTTGCTGCCGCCCGAAAATGCCACCGGCAACTTCACCAAAATCACCCAGCGTGTCCCGGTGCGTATTGCCCTTGATAACAGTGACCTTGCCAAGGCCCTACGCCCGGGCCTGTCGGTTGTTGTGAATGTCGATGTGCGTGATGGTGACGGTGCTGAGCATGCGGCGGGTTCCGGCCTTGCCAGTGTTGTAACGCCGACCCCGGAACTCTCGGAGCGCAACTGA